In Oscillatoria acuminata PCC 6304, a single window of DNA contains:
- a CDS encoding trypsin-like peptidase domain-containing protein: protein MVRNWYSGISTVLLSATIVAFSWSFAYPQTVDERVIAAVAKSMTVIINGQNPGSGIIIAKQGNTYTVLTAKHVLATEDAYQIVTPEGTVYPLNYNQVTKLPNLDLALAQFTSSENYPVAVMGNSDTTTEGTGVYISGWPHPGEAITQRIFQFTSGKLSGRAMGAADEGYELVYTNVTRSGMSGGPVFDETGVLIGIHGRAEGEPIYNPETGDTVAVKSGFNLGIPLNLFLEIAVEVGVNLPYARFNFFSVQDLKVDDKFFVTSAAIAPDNRTVIAGYGDGIIRLWDLSTGELKQTWDQGSRHHTKKVHITPDGKFLVSLHRRDAEPDIIQVWDLGTGAIQQTFNGNFFTAMSPDGQLIATGNHGENVINLWEVETGDFKRAIALENEVTDIAFSADGQWIAVANAYHGRILNLATQEPVQTAQYPLDTPAKQTVRCVALSPDGKTFVTALMPRATSAYSSTAGRVIVWDIQTGEILKNWAIPKTHIKFNCSLFFDPSGQRLVLAGGSVEDEESVLMWNVQTGNRLFFPEGKTVAAFSPDGQTFVTGRYDPNSMGAGAEFMTIWRPKP from the coding sequence ATGGTTCGGAATTGGTATTCTGGCATTTCCACGGTTTTATTGAGCGCTACAATTGTAGCATTTTCCTGGTCATTTGCTTATCCCCAAACTGTCGATGAGCGAGTGATTGCAGCCGTTGCAAAATCCATGACCGTAATTATTAATGGTCAAAATCCCGGTTCGGGAATTATTATTGCCAAACAGGGGAACACTTACACTGTTTTAACGGCGAAGCACGTTCTGGCAACCGAAGATGCTTATCAAATTGTCACCCCCGAAGGTACGGTATATCCGCTCAACTATAACCAGGTCACTAAACTGCCGAATTTAGACCTTGCCTTGGCCCAATTTACCAGTTCTGAAAATTATCCCGTGGCGGTGATGGGGAACTCGGATACGACGACAGAAGGAACCGGGGTTTATATTTCTGGATGGCCGCATCCGGGAGAGGCAATTACCCAGCGGATCTTTCAATTTACCTCGGGAAAACTCTCCGGGCGAGCGATGGGGGCGGCAGATGAGGGATATGAATTAGTTTACACCAATGTGACGAGATCGGGCATGAGTGGCGGCCCGGTTTTTGATGAAACTGGGGTGCTGATTGGCATTCACGGACGGGCCGAAGGGGAACCCATTTATAATCCTGAAACCGGGGATACAGTGGCGGTCAAATCCGGGTTTAATTTAGGGATTCCCCTGAATCTCTTTTTAGAAATTGCTGTCGAAGTTGGGGTTAATTTACCCTATGCTCGATTTAATTTCTTTTCCGTGCAGGATTTGAAAGTGGATGACAAGTTTTTCGTAACTTCGGCAGCGATCGCGCCAGATAATCGGACGGTGATTGCGGGTTATGGAGATGGAATCATTCGTTTGTGGGATTTGTCTACCGGGGAGTTAAAACAAACCTGGGATCAAGGCAGTCGCCATCACACCAAAAAAGTCCATATTACCCCCGATGGAAAATTTTTAGTTAGTCTACATCGTCGGGATGCAGAACCGGATATCATTCAGGTTTGGGACTTAGGAACGGGTGCAATTCAACAGACTTTTAATGGCAATTTTTTCACCGCGATGAGTCCCGACGGTCAACTGATTGCCACGGGAAATCATGGTGAAAATGTGATTAATTTGTGGGAGGTGGAAACCGGAGATTTCAAGAGGGCGATCGCCCTAGAAAATGAAGTCACCGATATAGCCTTTAGTGCCGATGGTCAATGGATTGCTGTTGCGAATGCTTATCACGGGAGGATTTTGAATTTAGCGACCCAAGAACCTGTTCAAACAGCGCAATATCCCCTCGATACTCCCGCGAAACAAACCGTGCGATGTGTTGCCCTTAGTCCCGATGGAAAAACCTTTGTCACGGCCTTAATGCCCAGAGCAACGAGTGCCTATAGTAGTACAGCAGGTCGAGTGATTGTTTGGGATATTCAAACCGGGGAAATCCTCAAAAATTGGGCGATTCCTAAAACCCATATTAAATTTAATTGTTCTTTGTTTTTTGACCCTTCTGGACAAAGATTAGTGTTGGCAGGAGGGTCGGTTGAGGATGAAGAATCGGTGTTGATGTGGAATGTACAAACCGGCAATCGACTGTTTTTCCCCGAAGGGAAAACCGTGGCGGCCTTCAGTCCTGATGGTCAAACTTTTGTGACAGGCCGTTACGATCCAAATAGTATGGGGGCCGGTGCAGAATTTATGACGATTTGGCGACCTAAACCTTAG
- a CDS encoding S1 family peptidase translates to MSQDFVNFNPTVVTIAIAGMMGVSMPVAIAQLNQQQVSAMAEQVTVLIQGQNPGSGVIIGQSGESYFVLTAKHVVATQDEYYIVTPDQQQYPLDYQRIHKIPEADLAVVQFTSDRSYDLATIGNSDQVIQGNIIYVAGWPHPGEAITERIFQLTTGTVSGRSLSGTSDGYELVYTNITRSGMSGGPLFDQNGELIGIHGQSEGQNIYNPDTGDMVSVKAGFNLGIPLATFMQLSAPNPLPPNPSFANPLTHAAIQALGENRVADAIGLYKRATEVNPEYLEAVFGLGQAYYESGDRNMALSQFEKAVELTRAEMERLRSLGTVEVLAYNNQVNVELALGTLLFTSGDRLEGLNLLVGLLQYNNQMVREKLFQPDFASSRLRSDAVPLQHYGEKILSTEAGKLPPEFNQGQVLYELGQVQAAIPYFQIILDKYKNDPRVMLALAVALQETGQSDRADVLLQEIQTEQSQETVSWESGGWLGIFWSDRLIEKARPLIPPQT, encoded by the coding sequence ATGAGTCAAGATTTTGTTAATTTTAACCCAACGGTGGTGACGATCGCCATTGCTGGGATGATGGGGGTTTCGATGCCAGTGGCGATCGCTCAACTGAACCAGCAGCAGGTGTCGGCAATGGCAGAACAGGTAACCGTCTTGATTCAGGGACAAAATCCCGGGTCTGGGGTGATTATCGGCCAATCCGGGGAGTCCTACTTTGTTCTCACGGCCAAGCACGTTGTCGCTACACAGGATGAATATTACATTGTTACCCCGGATCAACAACAGTACCCCCTCGACTATCAACGAATCCATAAGATACCGGAAGCTGATTTAGCAGTGGTTCAGTTTACCAGCGATCGCAGCTATGACCTGGCAACCATAGGAAATTCGGATCAAGTTATCCAAGGGAATATCATATATGTTGCGGGATGGCCTCATCCAGGGGAAGCAATCACGGAACGGATTTTTCAACTCACAACCGGGACGGTTTCAGGGCGATCGCTCTCAGGAACTTCCGACGGGTATGAATTAGTTTATACGAATATTACCCGTTCGGGGATGAGTGGCGGTCCTCTATTTGACCAAAACGGTGAATTAATTGGCATTCACGGACAATCGGAGGGACAAAATATTTATAATCCTGATACGGGGGATATGGTGTCTGTTAAGGCGGGATTTAATTTAGGAATTCCCTTAGCGACTTTTATGCAATTGAGTGCACCGAACCCCTTGCCACCGAACCCCAGCTTTGCCAACCCCCTGACCCATGCGGCAATCCAGGCATTAGGAGAAAACCGCGTGGCCGATGCCATCGGTTTATACAAGCGGGCGACGGAGGTGAATCCGGAGTATTTAGAGGCAGTATTTGGACTCGGACAGGCGTATTATGAATCCGGCGATCGCAACATGGCGTTGAGTCAGTTTGAAAAGGCAGTAGAATTAACTCGCGCTGAAATGGAACGACTCCGATCGCTGGGTACAGTGGAAGTTCTAGCCTATAATAATCAGGTGAATGTAGAATTGGCCTTGGGAACCCTGTTGTTTACATCCGGCGATCGCCTTGAGGGATTAAATCTGCTCGTCGGTCTTTTGCAATATAATAACCAAATGGTGAGAGAAAAACTCTTTCAACCGGATTTTGCCAGTAGTCGCCTGCGGAGTGATGCAGTCCCCCTGCAACACTATGGTGAAAAAATCCTATCCACCGAAGCGGGTAAATTACCGCCTGAATTCAATCAGGGACAGGTTCTCTACGAATTGGGACAAGTTCAGGCAGCGATTCCCTACTTTCAAATCATCCTGGATAAATATAAAAATGACCCCCGAGTGATGTTAGCACTCGCAGTCGCCTTACAGGAAACCGGCCAAAGCGATCGGGCCGATGTCTTACTCCAGGAGATCCAAACGGAACAATCCCAGGAAACAGTGTCCTGGGAATCTGGAGGATGGTTGGGCATTTTTTGGAGCGATCGCCTGATTGAAAAAGCTCGACCATTGATTCCTCCTCAGACGTGA
- a CDS encoding trypsin-like peptidase domain-containing protein, protein MIQRTLTLCSLWTAAILTLELAGFTQSAHLQPLPQSSLSQIQVTQADIATLTQQVTVVINGQNPGSGVIIGKQGNTYTVLTANHVVASPDEYQIVTADGVQHPLNYTTVRRLPNLDLALLQFTSNQSYEIAQMGDADIAQPGTSVYIAGWPHPGIAITERIFQMTPGQISGRSQSGTESGYELVYTNITRSGMSGGPVLDSLGRLIGIHGRAEGQAIYNPDTGDTVDIKSGFNLGIPLDTFIESIEAMDSTVLSTNPSFAYPLSKQADRQLAANQIQPAIAQYQRALAIDPSYFPAGIGIGQAQYEAGDTSAAIGQFRQVIDSATEAISQIIIYSSTPQNVLWLNEFNEVRGNAQVALASALYANGQQETALSLVFELLQNPDNWRGRATLLQPNFPSPRLQADAETIAAVGQEFVTQGLDYLPTKFNLAQALYDRGQVQQAIPYLESLFQENPQDPPLKIALAAALNATGNRDRANRLVSELQSEYLGQFGEEDFDFLLMGLWSSRLREDVTKVLAYYRPSGTRATSPEFSNSTLLHSAEDGDRAYIEFLSLSRDGKILVSTNGEGTIKVWDIEQGTVRHTFSWTGNLRDAIALSPDGRLLAAGIWDDTDNTAKVQLWDTHTGEAVRTLTHLSDGITAVAFSANSQTLASSAKEIILWNVNTGQVLNTLPGNAPFSTYSLAFSPDGNRLASSSVELIQLWNSSSGEQVNQIELSGEHIVNGLIFSPQGNLLLSRTDSGIQFWNPSNGSAVSLLPKGQKYALSPDGQTLALCAGTEISLINVASTQVVRTLPVPSSCYHLVFLPDGKTLVSGGDGGKIELWDINTPITRRFFTLNCTSGPLPLARGGLGWGSSDLRYND, encoded by the coding sequence ATGATTCAGCGCACTTTGACCCTTTGTTCCCTTTGGACTGCCGCCATCCTCACCCTAGAATTAGCGGGGTTCACCCAATCGGCACATTTACAACCCCTCCCCCAGTCTTCCCTCTCCCAGATTCAAGTGACTCAAGCAGACATTGCCACCCTCACGCAGCAAGTGACGGTGGTCATCAACGGGCAAAATCCGGGGTCGGGAGTAATTATTGGCAAGCAAGGTAACACTTATACGGTGTTAACTGCCAATCATGTGGTTGCCAGTCCCGATGAGTATCAAATTGTCACGGCAGATGGCGTACAACATCCGCTCAATTATACTACCGTTCGGCGATTACCGAATTTAGATTTAGCTTTGCTTCAGTTTACCAGTAATCAATCCTATGAAATCGCCCAGATGGGAGATGCCGATATCGCCCAACCGGGAACTTCGGTGTATATTGCAGGATGGCCCCATCCGGGCATTGCCATTACAGAACGGATTTTTCAAATGACTCCGGGTCAAATTTCCGGGCGATCGCAGTCGGGAACCGAGTCCGGTTATGAACTGGTTTATACCAATATTACGCGATCGGGCATGAGTGGCGGTCCAGTTTTAGATAGCTTGGGTCGTCTAATTGGCATTCATGGACGCGCTGAGGGACAAGCGATTTATAATCCCGATACCGGAGATACAGTGGATATCAAATCTGGGTTTAATTTAGGCATTCCCCTGGATACCTTTATAGAATCCATTGAAGCAATGGACTCAACAGTGTTATCCACTAACCCTTCCTTTGCTTATCCCCTTTCCAAACAAGCTGATCGCCAGTTAGCTGCCAACCAAATTCAACCGGCAATTGCTCAATATCAAAGAGCTTTAGCTATAGACCCGTCTTATTTTCCGGCGGGAATTGGCATCGGACAAGCACAGTATGAAGCGGGAGACACCTCAGCGGCGATCGGCCAATTTCGCCAGGTCATTGATTCAGCAACTGAGGCAATTTCACAGATTATAATTTATTCTTCAACCCCCCAAAATGTACTCTGGTTAAACGAATTCAACGAGGTCAGAGGGAACGCCCAAGTCGCCCTCGCCAGTGCTTTGTATGCCAATGGCCAACAGGAAACAGCCCTTTCCCTCGTCTTTGAACTCTTGCAAAACCCAGACAATTGGCGAGGGAGAGCAACCTTATTGCAACCCAATTTTCCTTCTCCTCGCCTCCAAGCTGATGCAGAAACAATTGCTGCTGTGGGACAAGAATTTGTCACTCAAGGGTTAGACTATTTACCCACAAAATTTAACCTTGCTCAAGCGCTTTATGACCGGGGTCAAGTGCAACAGGCGATTCCTTATTTAGAAAGTTTATTTCAGGAAAATCCCCAGGATCCGCCTCTAAAAATTGCCTTAGCAGCCGCATTAAATGCGACGGGAAATCGCGACCGGGCAAACCGTTTAGTGTCCGAGTTGCAGTCGGAATATTTGGGTCAATTTGGAGAGGAGGATTTTGATTTTTTGTTGATGGGACTGTGGAGTAGTCGCCTGCGGGAAGATGTCACCAAAGTTTTAGCGTACTATCGCCCCAGTGGAACTCGTGCAACTTCCCCTGAATTTTCTAACAGTACCCTGTTACATTCTGCCGAAGATGGCGATCGCGCTTATATCGAGTTCTTATCCCTCTCTCGCGATGGCAAAATCCTTGTCAGTACCAATGGCGAAGGGACAATTAAAGTCTGGGACATTGAACAAGGCACCGTTCGTCATACCTTCTCTTGGACAGGTAACCTCCGGGATGCGATCGCCCTCAGTCCCGATGGACGGTTGCTTGCTGCTGGCATTTGGGACGATACCGATAATACTGCCAAAGTTCAACTGTGGGATACTCACACCGGCGAAGCAGTGCGAACCCTCACTCACCTCAGTGATGGAATTACCGCAGTCGCCTTCAGTGCCAACAGTCAAACTCTTGCCAGTAGCGCCAAGGAGATCATCCTTTGGAATGTAAATACCGGACAAGTGCTAAACACCTTGCCGGGGAACGCACCTTTTTCCACTTATTCCCTCGCCTTCAGTCCCGATGGCAACCGTCTCGCCAGCAGCAGTGTGGAACTGATCCAACTCTGGAATTCCAGCAGTGGCGAACAGGTGAACCAAATCGAACTCTCCGGGGAACATATCGTCAATGGACTGATATTTAGTCCCCAGGGTAATCTCCTCCTCAGTCGAACCGATAGCGGCATTCAGTTTTGGAATCCCAGTAACGGGAGTGCCGTCAGTCTCCTCCCCAAGGGTCAAAAATATGCCTTGAGTCCCGATGGTCAAACTTTGGCCCTTTGTGCGGGAACTGAAATTTCCCTCATCAATGTTGCCTCAACCCAAGTGGTTCGGACCCTGCCGGTCCCCTCCAGTTGTTACCACTTGGTATTTTTACCCGATGGCAAAACCCTCGTCAGTGGCGGCGATGGCGGTAAAATTGAGCTATGGGATATCAATACCCCCATAACGAGGAGGTTTTTTACGCTTAATTGCACCTCCGGTCCCCTCCCCTTGGCAAGGGGAGGGTTAGGGTGGGGTTCTTCTGATTTGAGGTATAATGATTAG
- a CDS encoding pentapeptide repeat-containing protein has product MKPQLFALTILFLSLGWMGLTRAENATHIQQLRQTNQCPNCDLRGVNLSRVQLRGVNLTGSNLTGADFSYADLENSDLRGTNLTGVNLNGTMLSGARLDSTTQIDRKWRIVWELVSQGARGRDISGADLSHAYLQNVNFSGANLAGSNLTQAELNGCNLNSADLSRANLTNTNLSRANLTNANLKGADLRNANLQGADLSAADLRDADLRGADLTRADLRMDSVWGYTRLRGANLEGVNVCDAVMDEGLKVELNCP; this is encoded by the coding sequence GTGAAACCACAATTATTTGCTTTGACAATTCTGTTCCTATCACTGGGGTGGATGGGACTGACTCGCGCCGAAAATGCGACTCACATCCAGCAATTGCGGCAAACCAATCAATGTCCAAATTGTGATTTGCGCGGGGTCAATTTGTCTCGGGTTCAACTGAGGGGGGTGAATCTCACGGGCAGCAATCTCACTGGGGCGGATTTTAGCTATGCTGACTTGGAAAATAGTGACTTGCGCGGGACCAATCTCACTGGAGTTAATTTGAATGGGACCATGCTCTCCGGTGCTCGCCTCGATAGTACAACCCAAATCGATCGCAAATGGCGGATTGTCTGGGAACTCGTCTCGCAAGGGGCGCGGGGACGGGATATTTCCGGGGCTGACTTATCTCATGCCTATCTCCAAAATGTTAATTTCAGTGGAGCAAATTTGGCGGGGTCTAACTTAACTCAGGCTGAATTAAATGGCTGTAACTTAAATAGTGCAGATTTAAGTCGTGCCAATCTTACAAATACCAACTTAAGCCGTGCCAATCTCACTAATGCCAACTTAAAAGGGGCAGATTTACGGAATGCCAATTTACAGGGGGCGGATCTAAGTGCGGCAGACTTAAGGGATGCGGATTTGCGGGGGGCTGATTTAACTCGCGCCGACTTGCGAATGGATTCGGTTTGGGGATATACTCGCTTACGCGGGGCCAATCTGGAGGGGGTGAATGTCTGTGATGCGGTGATGGATGAGGGGCTAAAAGTGGAGTTGAATTGTCCATAA
- a CDS encoding CHAT domain-containing protein, which yields MHFPFSRLTLLPAIALLSVPASGFSAPPLAQIPPINRSEPSSELLNDTPRLLEQGIEQFRQGDFQTALQIYQQVLQQHSLQGDRLQMAVAMTQIGEVYTALSDYTNALEQLEAALAIREELNDRPGVGETLNHIGFVYSRLGDYPQALQQHEQALEIAQTLNNRPIEGEALHHIAALYAATGEYQKAVQLYQEALVIRREVGDKQDEGRTLNNLGGVYYSLGEAQRALDLYEQALKLREEIGDRAGVARLLSNIGLLYRQFGQGDRALSYYEQALPILAEIGDKSSLGNTLNGLGVLYEERGEYQQALSIYNQSLAIAEEIGDRPGMSKTLDNVGGIYYSLGQYPQALTFYERSLSLRQSLGDRPGMGTILNNLGGLYYRLGEYPEALELLKQALTIRQEIGDKSGESRNLDAIAIVYEKLGQYTEALDHYQQALEIANAIGDPTAQGNALEHIGGVYLNLGQTVQSLNFLQQALQTFQRIGDRVAIGRTLNGIASVYYRLKQYPQALEFLQQSIKILRETGDKAGEAIALANLGRIFQDQEDIVLATAFYKKAVNLHESIRQNLRVLSMERQQSFTETVAETYRHLSDLLLRQNRVLEAQQVLDLLKIQELDEYLQNVQGNEQTASGVQFLPEEEKIAEDYLALQDQAIELGQELSQLQSLPETERTPEQQARIAELEPTLQTLRQKFDRFLESPEIIEIAAEISRKTSGENLDLTNIAQLQGSLQQLDQNAALLYHLILEDRIELILITPDSPPIHRSVAVTKANLSRGITEFRTALTVPSKRANADIPKVAGKQLYNWLIQPFQSELDRLEVETIIYAPDGLLRYIPLAALYDGEKWLAQRYQINNITAASLTNFNVAPPEELKILAGAFTEGTYSVEVGTRQLAFSGLPFAGKEVENLAATIPGTMKLIDLDFNRSATTSGISDRNIIHLATHAAFVSGQPEDSFIMLGDGDRITLRDLEDWSLPNVDLIVLSACQTAMGGQMGDGTEILGFGYQMQKVGAKAAIASLWSVDDGGTQALMTAFYNSLKMGNNKTAALQTAQLALLESDYNHPYYWASFILIGNGF from the coding sequence ATGCATTTCCCATTCAGTCGTCTTACCCTCCTTCCGGCGATCGCCTTGCTGTCGGTCCCCGCATCCGGATTCTCTGCGCCTCCCTTGGCGCAAATCCCCCCAATAAACAGGTCCGAACCCTCCAGCGAACTGCTCAATGATACCCCGCGCCTCCTAGAACAGGGAATCGAGCAGTTTCGCCAGGGAGACTTTCAAACCGCCTTGCAAATTTATCAACAAGTCTTACAGCAACATTCCCTCCAAGGCGATCGCCTCCAAATGGCGGTTGCCATGACTCAGATTGGCGAAGTTTATACCGCCCTGAGTGATTATACCAACGCCCTCGAACAATTAGAAGCTGCCTTAGCCATTCGAGAGGAGTTGAACGATCGCCCGGGAGTGGGAGAAACCCTGAATCATATCGGGTTTGTGTACAGTCGCTTAGGAGACTATCCCCAAGCGCTACAACAGCACGAACAAGCGTTAGAAATTGCCCAAACCTTGAACAATCGTCCCATTGAAGGGGAAGCGTTACATCACATTGCCGCACTGTATGCCGCCACGGGAGAGTATCAAAAAGCGGTGCAATTGTATCAAGAAGCCCTGGTCATTCGTCGGGAAGTGGGGGATAAACAAGATGAAGGACGGACTCTGAATAATTTGGGTGGCGTGTATTATAGTCTGGGAGAGGCCCAACGTGCTTTAGACTTGTATGAACAAGCGCTAAAATTGCGAGAAGAAATTGGCGATCGCGCAGGAGTAGCCCGGTTATTAAGTAATATCGGGCTGTTATATCGCCAATTCGGCCAAGGCGATCGGGCATTGTCATACTATGAACAAGCCTTACCTATTTTAGCAGAAATTGGAGATAAATCCAGTTTAGGCAATACCTTAAATGGCTTAGGGGTACTCTATGAAGAACGCGGAGAGTATCAACAAGCCTTGTCAATTTATAATCAATCCTTAGCCATTGCCGAAGAAATAGGCGATCGCCCCGGCATGAGTAAAACCCTCGACAATGTAGGGGGAATTTATTATAGCCTCGGTCAATATCCCCAAGCCCTGACCTTTTATGAACGGTCCTTAAGCCTCCGCCAAAGCCTCGGCGATCGGCCTGGTATGGGAACCATCCTGAATAATTTAGGCGGGCTGTATTACCGTTTAGGGGAATATCCCGAAGCCCTAGAATTGTTAAAACAAGCCCTAACAATTCGGCAAGAAATTGGCGACAAATCGGGAGAAAGCCGTAACTTAGATGCGATTGCGATTGTCTATGAAAAGCTGGGTCAATATACCGAAGCCTTAGACCATTATCAACAAGCCCTAGAAATTGCCAACGCTATTGGCGACCCCACCGCCCAAGGCAATGCCCTCGAACATATCGGCGGCGTTTACCTCAATTTAGGACAAACCGTCCAATCCTTAAACTTTTTACAACAAGCCCTACAAACCTTTCAACGCATTGGCGATCGCGTTGCCATCGGACGGACCCTCAATGGCATTGCTTCCGTCTATTATCGCCTGAAACAATATCCTCAAGCCTTGGAATTTCTCCAACAAAGTATCAAAATTTTAAGAGAAACGGGAGATAAAGCTGGAGAAGCGATCGCCCTGGCTAATTTAGGCAGAATTTTCCAAGACCAAGAAGATATTGTTTTAGCCACCGCCTTTTATAAAAAAGCGGTCAACCTTCATGAATCCATCCGCCAAAACCTTAGAGTCCTGTCAATGGAACGGCAACAATCCTTTACCGAAACGGTTGCCGAGACCTATCGTCATTTATCCGATTTATTACTCCGGCAAAACCGCGTTTTAGAGGCGCAACAAGTCCTAGATTTATTAAAAATTCAAGAACTGGATGAATACCTGCAAAATGTTCAAGGCAACGAACAAACCGCCTCCGGAGTCCAGTTTTTACCGGAAGAAGAAAAAATCGCCGAGGACTATCTAGCCCTTCAAGACCAGGCGATCGAACTCGGGCAAGAATTAAGCCAATTACAAAGCCTTCCTGAAACCGAACGAACCCCAGAACAGCAAGCACGGATTGCTGAACTTGAGCCCACCCTGCAAACCCTGCGCCAAAAGTTTGACCGTTTTCTCGAAAGTCCCGAAATTATCGAAATTGCCGCTGAAATTTCCCGCAAAACCAGTGGAGAAAACCTGGATTTAACCAATATAGCCCAATTGCAAGGGTCATTACAACAGTTAGATCAAAATGCCGCTTTGCTCTATCACCTTATTTTAGAAGACCGCATCGAACTGATTTTAATTACCCCTGATAGTCCACCCATTCATCGGTCAGTTGCCGTAACTAAAGCCAATTTAAGCCGGGGGATTACGGAATTTAGAACTGCCCTGACCGTTCCCTCCAAACGAGCCAATGCGGACATTCCTAAAGTAGCAGGGAAGCAGTTATATAATTGGTTAATTCAACCCTTTCAAAGTGAACTGGACCGGCTAGAAGTCGAGACCATTATTTATGCGCCCGATGGACTCTTGCGTTATATTCCCTTAGCTGCCTTATATGATGGAGAAAAGTGGCTGGCCCAGCGGTATCAAATTAATAATATTACTGCTGCTTCTTTAACGAACTTCAATGTTGCCCCCCCAGAAGAACTGAAAATTTTAGCGGGTGCATTTACCGAAGGAACATATAGCGTGGAAGTGGGAACGCGACAATTAGCATTTTCCGGGTTACCTTTTGCCGGAAAAGAAGTAGAAAATTTGGCGGCGACTATCCCCGGAACTATGAAACTCATTGATTTGGACTTTAACCGGAGTGCCACAACTTCGGGAATTAGCGATCGCAATATTATCCATTTAGCCACTCACGCCGCCTTTGTCAGTGGTCAACCGGAAGATTCATTTATCATGTTAGGCGATGGCGATCGCATTACCTTGCGCGACTTAGAAGACTGGTCCTTACCCAACGTCGATTTAATTGTCCTGAGCGCCTGTCAAACTGCAATGGGGGGACAAATGGGTGATGGAACAGAAATCCTGGGATTTGGCTATCAAATGCAAAAAGTCGGTGCCAAAGCTGCGATCGCCTCTTTATGGTCCGTAGATGATGGCGGCACTCAAGCCCTGATGACTGCTTTTTATAATAGCTTAAAAATGGGAAATAACAAAACTGCAGCCCTTCAAACGGCTCAATTGGCTTTACTAGAAAGCGATTACAATCATCCCTATTATTGGGCTTCTTTCATCCTCATTGGAAATGGGTTTTAA
- a CDS encoding alpha/beta fold hydrolase yields MTTALETWTHNTIAVNGITLHYVTQGEGPLMLMLHGFPEFWYSWRHQIPEFAQDYKVVAVDMRGYNDSDKPQDPSAYQIQELIKDIEGIITGLGYESCVLVGHDWGGAIAWYFAYSYPRLVEKLIVLNIPHPAKFAEGLSSNPQQIFKSSYAFFFQLPIVPELLIEFNDYQAIEMAFQGMAVNKNAFSPADITAYKNAAAKPGALTAMLNYYRKTLWELVFDKEWNVLEIPTLMIWGENDTALGKELTYGTESYVRNLQIHYIPNCSHWVQQEQPEQVNQYMREFLSESLEK; encoded by the coding sequence ATGACAACTGCCCTAGAAACTTGGACTCACAACACGATCGCCGTGAATGGAATCACCCTGCATTATGTGACCCAAGGGGAAGGCCCCTTGATGCTAATGCTCCACGGCTTTCCCGAATTTTGGTATTCCTGGCGACATCAAATTCCCGAATTTGCCCAAGATTATAAAGTCGTTGCTGTGGATATGCGCGGCTACAACGACAGCGATAAACCTCAAGATCCATCAGCCTATCAAATCCAAGAATTAATCAAAGATATTGAGGGAATCATTACCGGATTGGGATATGAAAGCTGCGTCTTAGTGGGTCATGATTGGGGAGGAGCGATCGCCTGGTATTTTGCCTACAGTTATCCCCGGTTAGTGGAAAAACTCATCGTCCTCAATATTCCCCATCCCGCCAAATTTGCCGAAGGACTCAGCAGCAATCCCCAGCAAATCTTCAAAAGTTCTTATGCCTTTTTCTTTCAGCTTCCCATTGTCCCCGAGTTGCTGATTGAATTCAATGATTATCAGGCCATTGAAATGGCATTTCAAGGCATGGCTGTGAATAAAAACGCCTTTTCCCCGGCTGATATTACCGCCTATAAAAATGCCGCCGCCAAACCGGGTGCACTGACTGCGATGCTCAACTATTACCGGAAAACCTTATGGGAATTAGTCTTTGACAAAGAGTGGAACGTCTTAGAAATTCCCACCCTAATGATTTGGGGAGAAAATGACACCGCCCTCGGGAAAGAATTAACCTACGGAACTGAATCCTACGTTCGGAATTTACAGATTCATTATATTCCCAATTGTAGCCATTGGGTACAACAAGAACAACCTGAACAGGTGAATCAGTATATGCGGGAATTTTTATCCGAAAGTTTGGAAAAATAG